From the genome of Uranotaenia lowii strain MFRU-FL chromosome 1, ASM2978415v1, whole genome shotgun sequence, one region includes:
- the LOC129739477 gene encoding uncharacterized protein LOC129739477 isoform X2, whose product MAVVTFDPRELDCYGNQTHEKVMLTAYRPQFDSDEKRDFTDMRLKKLYSLQDFLDNRAPYVTVGMDPRLRIPYGKAICIPELNAHFRRNIKLQVRDTHEDLAGGGFRRVDICVRTQADSFDDAVNMLEATIIL is encoded by the exons ATGGCAGTAG TAACTTTCGACCCGCGGGAGTTGGACTGTTACGGAAATCAAACTCATGAAAAGGTCATGCTTACGGCATACCGACCTCAATTCGACAGTGACGAAAAACGGGACTTCACCGATATgcgattgaaaaaattgtactCCCTGCAAGATTTCTTGGACAATCGTGCCCCCTACGTTACGGTTGGAATGGATCCTCGGCTGCGCATTCCGTACGGTAAAGCCATCTGTATACCGGAGTTGAATGCTCACTTCAGGAGGAACATCAAACTTCAGGTACGGGACACCCATGAAGATCTGGCTGGTGGAGGATTCCGCCGAGTGGACATTTGCGTGCGCACACAAGCGGATAGTTTCGATGACGCCGTCAATATGCTGGAAGCCACGATTATTTTGTGA
- the LOC129739477 gene encoding uncharacterized protein LOC129739477 isoform X1: MFHPKVGSFLWLGFMFWFQIFSDGKKFNLTFDPRELDCYGNQTHEKVMLTAYRPQFDSDEKRDFTDMRLKKLYSLQDFLDNRAPYVTVGMDPRLRIPYGKAICIPELNAHFRRNIKLQVRDTHEDLAGGGFRRVDICVRTQADSFDDAVNMLEATIIL, translated from the exons ATGTTTCACCCAAAAGTTGGTTCTTTTCTTTGGCTAGGATTCATGTTCTGGTTCCAGATATTCAGCGATGGCAAAAAGTTCAATT TAACTTTCGACCCGCGGGAGTTGGACTGTTACGGAAATCAAACTCATGAAAAGGTCATGCTTACGGCATACCGACCTCAATTCGACAGTGACGAAAAACGGGACTTCACCGATATgcgattgaaaaaattgtactCCCTGCAAGATTTCTTGGACAATCGTGCCCCCTACGTTACGGTTGGAATGGATCCTCGGCTGCGCATTCCGTACGGTAAAGCCATCTGTATACCGGAGTTGAATGCTCACTTCAGGAGGAACATCAAACTTCAGGTACGGGACACCCATGAAGATCTGGCTGGTGGAGGATTCCGCCGAGTGGACATTTGCGTGCGCACACAAGCGGATAGTTTCGATGACGCCGTCAATATGCTGGAAGCCACGATTATTTTGTGA